aatcccagcactcaggaggcaaaggcaggtgatctctgattatgaggccagccaggtctacacaacAGTTCTAcaactgccagggctacacagagagatcctgtcttggaaaaaaaaaaaaaaccctggaagTTTACTATTTTGATTTAGCTTTTGCACTAGGCCTTAATATGCGAGATTAAAAGCCAGAACTGCTGAAGTCCTAACGGGAAAACTTAAACCTAAGTTATTATTCAGTAGAAATTGAGGCGGAAAGGACAGCCCAGGTTCCCAAACAGGCAACTGTAACTGGCATGACAATGAGGTTGCCTGGGCTTTTAATCCTTTAATCCTTACCAGTAACCTGACTTGTCCCTCTGCCTGGCACACACCAGTAATTCATCTCTCTGAAGGGTCAAGAGGATTGCTactcctgggctacacagaactGGTCTCATGCCTCCACccgtctccacacacacactcaccctcacCCCCATACTCCCCAACATATAAACTTTGAAATGAGCAGTTCTTGTGGTTTTAATAGCCTATTTCAAGATCGTGTCTTCAAATACACCTTTCTGCTTTTGTCACTCATTTTCTATTAACTCAAAAATTACCCTGCTCAGTTAAATACTTCCTCTATTTTATACAACCAAGTCTGGCCTTTTTCTAGAAACATTGTGTCTTATACCTACAAtcagagcacttgggaggcttagGCAGGATTGTTACATGCTTGAATCTGAGGTCAACCTAGGCTGCACAGTAagtaaattccaggtcagcctgggctacatattgagaccctgtctcaaaacagcaaaagaaagtcTAAGGGGAGACATCTGAATGTCTCTTTCTTACTGACAGTTTTAACATCCAacctaggaggtggggcttaaAGGAGACCACCCAGAGGGTTGTCTACCCAGACTGTGTACAGAGAAAAGACCAGCATCTGAGCCTAAGGACAAGGAAACTGGTCCACCCATCATTTCACAAAGCCCTCGAAACCTTCCTTGCCTCTGCTAACCACTAGGCTAAGCAGGCACCTTTACAGAGCCCTGTATTAATACACTCCCAAAGTGCTCGTTCATTCATTTTCAGCTAATTCCATACGAGGCAAGCTGAGCAAGTTGACGCACCCTGCCTTGCGTCTTTACCTTTACACATATGCTCCCCGACCCTCAGCTCAGTATACCCCCTCAAATGTGTCTACTGTTTCCTCCTTCAATTGTGAAGTCCAACTGACCATGTTCAGGAATGGGCCAGCTCTTGTATGAATATGTTTAGGCTCCCTGAATATAATCTCCACGGTTGCTTTGTTCGAGTGTCAGGAGCCGTAGTGTAGAAACTCATCGCCTAGCTGAATTCTAGACTTCCAAGTAAAAAAGAACTTCCGGAAGCAGCAGTTTGAAGTAGAGTcagagtttattttaaaacacaaacacattttaagCACAAGGGTTcaaaaagagaggaggggatgaAAGTCAGCATCCCGAGATGTTGGGCGTCTCAGTCAGTTAAGAGTCTTTACAGCAGCCATCTATACTGTTTCTGATGGCTTTGGACTTGGGCCTAATGTGGTCATGGCTAGTTTCTATGTGTTGAATAGGGTCACAGCTAAGGTAAAGCCTTAGACCAAAGGTTTGTGCGGCAAATCattttttactgaaaaaaaaaatcagggaggAGGTCTTCTTTTTGAGACTCTCAAAATATCTAActaggaaaggaaaggagtaaGGTCACACTTGAAGGTCATAAAGGTTTAGGCCTTAAGCATGGTTCAATGTTATTTTAGcacaaggcagtggtggcacactcctttaatcctagcactcgggagacagagtcaggcggatctctgtgagttcaaggccagcctctgcccGCCCCAGTCCAAAAAAGGGTAACTCCTAACTGGCAACCTTTACAACAAACCGTAATTGTGGTAGACTTGTGCAGGAAGCATCACTAGCCACCTGTCCCTTTTCATGTCCCCAtaatggaaagaatgtaagagctggaggctGAGGAGAGGCATGCTGGCTGCTGGACTGATTCACATAGCTGTTGTAAGCACCCATTAtcacctacacaagatcaagccccGTCCTTGTGGAGGAGCTACAGAAGTTGATGGctgtagagggagggagggtcacTCTCATGTGGCAACATGGCCACTGGTAATTGCTTACACCCTACGGGATGATCCCACACCCGTgagcatatgggcagcactaactggtTTCAGGGttattaataacaacaaaaaaaggaggaaCATGATattgggagggaggcagaacaAGGGCACTAGGAGGAGCCGGGGAAGGTACTGATGGATGGAGATgatcaacccaggtcctctgcaagagcagtaatgttcacaatcactgagccatctctctacccccagatattttttttaatgactaaaaGATttgaataaagttatttttttttcttttggtttttgagacagggtttctctgtgtagctttggagcctgtcatggaactcaacctgtagaccaggctggtcttgaactcacagaggttcacctgcctctgcctcccgagtgctgagattaaaggtgtgtgccaccaccgcgcAGTTCAAATaaagttcttttaaaagaaagtttctgTGCTTCTTCCAGGAGAGTTGCAAGGGAGGGGTTTGGCCACACCTGCTTGCTGTGGGGGTAGGGGGGATGGGGAGTGGAGGACTGTCCCTGCAGAAAGATGAGATTAGTTCTCCTTCCTCCACTGCTTCATACCAAATCCCTGGGCAGTCACTTTGTGAAAATGGGGCACAGGTAGGTTGGGGAGTGTGGTGGTTGGTTTAAATGTCAATTTGCCCTAAATCAGAATTACCTGTAGGGACCCACACCTGAAGGATTGTCCTGGTTGCCTACAATGGGTGTGGGAACACCTGCCAAGTGTGGGTGGCACCTTCTGGAAGCAGCTCCTGCCAGGAGGGCAGGGCGGCTGAAAGATCTTTCACCTGTGCTCTCTGCCTTCCCACTGGCTGCTGAGTTGATTGACCCTGTTGTTGCTGCTTCCTCATCAGAACCAGCATTTCCAAGCTCTCTGGGAACTCTCTAGTTGCTGTGGCACTGCTCCCACTGCTCAGTGTCCAGCCTCAAGGGCTGAGACTCAGTCTCTCAGACATAAGACAACTATTTACCATATGCTAAGttcaattcttttattttcaccCTACCAGTTCTATGCCGAGAACCAGACTAACACAGGGGGAGGAAAGTCTGCAGTTTCTACAGAGTTCCAGATGCACAGCATATCAAGCCATTCAACAAGGAAGTCTGCTGTTGTTTGCCTCATAAATGGTCTGTAAAGCTCTAATTAGACTAACTGGTTAGTGTTTGTCAATGCGACATAAACTAGTCACCTAGGAACAGGGACCCTCCACCGAGGTGAGCATATCTGTGGGGCTTCTGAACTAATAACTGACGTAAGAGGGTGTAGCCCGCTCTGGGTTGTGCTACCCCGAGCAGGTGGTCCAGGATTATATAAGAAATTGGggtgagcaagtcatggggagagagcaagtcagtaaacaacATTCCTCCTTGATTCTGCTTCAATTTCcgctttgagttcctgttctgacacCTTCCTGTGACAGAcgaagtcaaataaaccctttccttccccaagctgcttttggtgtCATACCACAAAAAAGCAAACTGGAGCACTGGtcctggctgggcatggtggcacacacctgtgagtccagcatcccTACAGTACAGGCAAAGGGATAAGGAGCATAAGGCTACGTGTGACCACGTCTTAACCAAACAAAGCCTTCTTGAGTTGGATCCTGACACCAAGGGATTCTGAGCAGCCCTGAATTTCAGGGCCTGCTGGAGTCAACTCACTTGTCCTGACCTCTGTCTCTACAACTCCTGAACAGTCAGCCAGCCCGGGACACTGGATCTCCTGGTCTGCAACTCTGCATAAGGCCTTTTGGAGAAAGCTGGACATGTGTCCTAGACTGCACATGGAAGAGACCTAGCAAAATGAAGCATTTCTGCTCACACACAAAGGCTTCTGAGAACACGTATGAACAAAGGGATGTGTGTAGACAGGATGGCCTATGTGATGATTACCGCTGACCAGGGCACCACTGTAATCCAAGCCCTGTGTAAGTCTGCCCTAGAAGACCAGAGTTGGGCCACTGTGGTGGAGGTAGAAGGGAGGCCCCTTATCTAGTGGGTTGGCACTTATTGTGAGACACTGGAGAGCACCAGGATGCTTAAGGCTCTGCCTTTGAATGAATGAGGTGGGAATTTGGCATTCTTCTCTGGGTTGGTCATCTAGGGAGAGCTGCAGGATCCCAAGGCTGCCATATGCACTGTGCACTAGCCTCTTCGGCCTGACCACCACCTGCCTCCCCCATCCTCTTGACAGCAGCTGTGACCTACTGCTCACAGAAAAGTTACCTTCACCATGCTATAATGAATGAATTTAATCTCTAAAGACACAGATTACAAGGcagtatttggtgtgtgtgtgtgtgtgtgtgtgtgtgtgtgtgtgtgtgtgtgtgtgtgtgtgtgtgttcatgcctgtatgttgagacagggtctcactatgtagcccaggctggcctcaaacacaatttgcaatcttcctgcttcagccatATGAAGTTCAAGACATATACTACCAAATCTGTGGCTTATGAAGTTATGGCAactctcttttcttgcccttaTAAAAAGCACCAACTGGTGTGCTCCTGTAGCAATACAAGTAGAATGTTCAAGTTTAGATCTTGGTGCACTGTTAATTGACAGAGCTGTACTGCTGACCCCAATACAGGAGCTGCTTGGATAGGCTTACAATGGAATCATCAAACGGGTTTCCTTCTCATAGATGTCTGGGATCAATCCCATTGGAGAGTTAATCATGTGCATTGTATTCTTGCCAAACAGCTGGAACTCATAATGGATGAGCTGTTCCCAAAAGCCGCTGTTGGGTCGAATGATGGGCCGGCACGATTTGGTCCAAGTGTGGGCATCTAGAAGGGTCATGGCATGGTACTTCATGAGGTAGGCGAGGCACAGGGCAGCTGAGCGGCTTACACCAGCGGCACAGTGCAGCAGTGTGCGGCCCTGCTTCATCTCCACGGCATGGATGTGGTCAGCGATGGGGTCGAAGAAATCACAGAGACGTGCAATGGGTGCATCAACCACAGGTACCTGCACATACTGGATGTCCTCATGGAAGGTGTTTGCGACCTCTACTGAGACGTTGATGACCGTGGTGATCTGATGGCTGGACAGCAGGAGCTTGTTGTTAGCAGCCACGCCATTGCTGATAAATAGGCTCTTGGTGATCTGTGAGAGGCCACTGATGGAAGGCTGTGGGAACTGAATTGGAAAGGCACCCAATGGTGAAGTCATCAAGGTGACAAGGCAACAGTTGGTGATGTGTTAAACTTCCATCTTTCTGCTAGGCTGGGCCAACGGACACTGCAGGAAGGAGGGTGGAGTTGAGAAGGCTAAGAACTCAGAAGGCTTCTGGGGAGTGGATGGCTGGACCTCTAAGGCTAGCCAAGGCAGTCCTCTGACCAGCACTGTAGAAGCATTCAGGGAATTCATTAATTTAAAGTGAATGTCACTCAGCTGAAACTGTTACTGGAGTGTTGGGGGTCTTTTCacacagaaaacaatg
The Cricetulus griseus strain 17A/GY chromosome 1 unlocalized genomic scaffold, alternate assembly CriGri-PICRH-1.0 chr1_1, whole genome shotgun sequence genome window above contains:
- the Dusp18 gene encoding dual specificity protein phosphatase 18, translating into MTSPLGAFPIQFPQPSISGLSQITKSLFISNGVAANNKLLLSSHQITTVINVSVEVANTFHEDIQYVQVPVVDAPIARLCDFFDPIADHIHAVEMKQGRTLLHCAAGVSRSAALCLAYLMKYHAMTLLDAHTWTKSCRPIIRPNSGFWEQLIHYEFQLFGKNTMHMINSPMGLIPDIYEKETRLMIPL